The sequence below is a genomic window from Schistocerca nitens isolate TAMUIC-IGC-003100 chromosome 4, iqSchNite1.1, whole genome shotgun sequence.
GCATGCTTACAAAGACCATGGATACGTGCTTACGTAGACAACGGATATGTGGTGAGTGACGAATACGGAAGGAACCTAAGGAAATGTCACTCACGCCTGGACGAGGATTCTTTTAGCTTCACTCCATGTAGCTGACAGCATTTTACAATACATAACTGGCACGTAAGGAAGACTCGCCAGTTAACGGTACAAGTGATCCACATAAAGAGTGCGAAAGTCCACTAGCAACGGAGACACTGAGACGACACTTCGTTTTAATAAGATAATCAGCGAGAGAATGTCAGAGTATTTAGTGTTCATTAACTGTGCTCATGAAACATCAGTACAAGTGGAAAGGAAGTCACTGTAGTCACAATCGATATACATGGTCTTTAGTTCCAGAAAGAAAGGCCACTAGAAACTCATGGTATTTCACAAGATCGAAGGCAATGCGCGACAGAAAGCTTCAAAAGTAAGTAATTGATCTGCTTGCAGTTGAGAGGACCTAGGCACCTCTAATAGAGGAACAGATCATGAACGTTTGATCGGATGCCTTCACTCAGATGGATGTGAGGCTCAATCCATGAGCTAATCACTGTATTCAGTTTCACGCAACACGTCACAAGGGAATGAATTTACTATGCAGCGAAGTAGAATGACTTGCTAGCTGATGCAGAGGAACTTGTACATCAGAAATGCGCTCCTCACGCCCTGTAGCAAGGGGTGTCCTCATCAGTCAACACAGCGTGTAGCTCCGTCTAGATCCGTGGCCAGTGAGTCACAAATCCACCACCAATGCCACAAAACGAAACGTGCCATCTAACTCTCACCGTCTAAAGTGTGATTGCCATCGCTCCAAATAACTCAGTGAGACATTACTGTTATCCCTCCCACTTGTCAACCCAAAGAGTACTATCGATTATCCGCATCTATGGATATTTCCGTTGTCATTTGACATTGTTAAATCGAGAGAAAGGCGATTTTTTATGTTAAAACCTGTAGGCAAGAAATCCAAATTCAAGTTCGCAAAAATTGCTTTATTCACAAGAAATTTAAGCTCATTGACGAGGTATCTTCAGATCAATAAAAATTATTGACCTGAGGTCTGGTAGGTGATACACACTGAATTAAGTAATAACttttattgatctgaagatggttcgtcAATGAGCAGGAATTCAGTAAAACAATTTTTGTGATCTTGACTTAAAATTTCTATCCACAGATTTCGGAAATTTCGTTGCGTATAGCAACATTCAGATTCCAGTTTGAATTTTACGTTACAGATTGTCTGTCATCCTTAAATATTGTGTTTATGCGTGTGCCAACCTTTTcttctcagcgtagcacttgcaacctacgtcctcagttattttatgACTCCGTCAAACTGCCACTACAGTTCTGTAGTACCGTTCAAGTTATTCCCTGACTtctcaacagatgtcctgtcatcctgtcaattcttcttgtcactgttttcgatTTTTCTACATagctcctttccttgccgattctgcgaagaatcttcaaaatgcttctgcagcacgacatgtcaaatgcttcagttctcttctgttccgggccggccggagtggccgagcggttctaggcgctacagtttggaacctgcctcggacatggatgtgtatgatgtccttaggttagtcaggtttaagtagttttaagttctaggggattgatggcctcagaagttaagtcccatagtgctcagagccatttgaaccatttgatcttctgttccagttttcccacagtttatgtttcaatcccattcaatgctgtgctcctaacgtacattctcagaaacttcttcctcagattcagaactatgtttgatattagtagactcctcttggccagtaATACTTTCTGGCCAGTgctcgtctgcttttgatgtcctccttgccccgtgcgtctttggttattttgctgcctgggggtagtagaattctttaacctcatctacttcgtgatcgtcaATCCTGACGTTAAATCACTCACTGTACCCATTTCAGCTACACCtcattcatctttcttcgatttactctcaatctgtacttattagattattcattccattcggCATATCCTATAactcttcactgaggatagcaatatcatcagcggatcttaccactaattttgaattttaattccactctcgatcgtttcttttattttcatcaatgcttcttcgatgtatagattgaacaggagaggcgaaagaatacatccctaTGTTACACCGTTtatagtccgagcacttcgttcttggttttctactcttattactccctcttggctctcgtgtatgttgtacattacccgtctctctacatagcttaaccctatttttctcagaatttcgaacatcatgcaccaATTTAATATAATCTAACGCTTTTTTGAGGTCGACAAATCCCTTGAAACTGTGTTGAACTTCCATTAGCCCtgcttacattatcaaccgcaacgctagaattgcctccctggtgccaagtttcttttccattcttttgcatatttttcttgtcagcaacttagaagtaggagttgttaagctgattgtgtgataattctcgcacttgccagctcatGCAATCTTgcgaattgtgtggctgatgctttctcgaaagtctgatggtattatGGCCAgtgttatacattctacacaccaacgtgaacagtcgtttagtTACCAGTTTccctaatgattttaaaaattctgatggaatgctatctattccttctgccttatttgataataagtcttccaaagctttttcAAATTTTATTCCAATGTTGGATCTTCtacctcttccaaatcgactcctgattcttcttctacCTCGTCGTCAAACAAGTGTTCCTACTGATAGAGGCATTCAGTGCACAATCTCCGCCTGttcgctctctcctgtgcatttaatagTGGACTTCTCATTGCACTTTAATGTTATCACCCTCGCTTTTTGTTTCACCGAAGACTGCTTTGATTtatctatatgctgagtcactctTTCCGatagtaatttctttttcgatttcttcacattttccaagcagccattttgccttcgcttcccagcacttcctatttatttcattcataagcgGCTTGCGGTTCTATATTCCTTAACGTTCCTGAatatttgtgcttccttcttttatcgatcaactgaagtctTTTTCTGTTACCaaaagtttcttcgcagttaccttccttatacctctatttctctttccaacttctgtgattgccctttttaaagatgtccatgcGCACCCCACTTCTTTGTGTTCGATCcttcttgactagtctcttaaactgcagcctactctccatcattactaaattgtgttctgagtctatatctgctcctgggtacgccttacaacacGGTATCTGATTTtataatatctgtctgaccatgacgcaatctaaatgaaatcttccagcGCCTGCCTgcctttccaagtacacctcctcctcttgtgattgttgaacatagTATTCGttgttactggctgaaatttattacaaaacttaattaatctttctcctctctcattcctagtacccaGCCCGTTTCCCCCTGTATCCGTTCTTCTACTTCTTCCGCTACAACCGCATTTCCCCCATGACtatcaggttttcatctccctttacatattgaattactcgttcagtatccCCATGCACTTTCCCTACCTCATACAGtttctcatcttcagcttgcgatgttggcatgtatacctgaactatcgttatcggcgtCGGCTTGCTAATGATCCTGATGAGAACAATTCTATCAGTGAACCGTTCAcaacaacacattctctgccctgccttcctatccataacgaatcctactcatctgaccagatatctttGTCTTCCGAACATTGATCGTGACATATAATGTTCCCGCAGAATACTCCTCAATAgcctcatataatttctctagttGATGGACTAGTAACAGCGCAAGAAACTTGATGTCAGAGAGACCGAAAATCCCAAGTCTATGGTACAGCAATCAAGAACTCCATTTTCCACAAGCTACTACATTTACAACAGCTGTTCTAAATCACATCCAACAGTCTCAATACAGGCATGGCTTCGTCGCACAAAGGTCTGTCGTacccgttctacactcctggaaacggaaaaaagaacacattgacaccggtgtgtcagacccaccatacttgctccggacactgcgagagggctgtacaaacaatgatcacacgcacggcacagcggacacaccaggaaccgcggtgttggccgtcgaatggcgctagctgcgcaacatttgtgcaccgccgccgtcagtgtcagcgagtttagcgtggcatacggagctccatcgcagtctttaacactggtagcatgccgcgacagcgtggacgtgaaccgtatgtgcagttgacggactttgagcgagggcgtatagtgggcatgcgggaggccgggtggacgtaccgccgaattgctcaacacgtggggcgtgaggtctccacagtacatcgatgttgtcgccagtggtcggcggaaggtgcacgtgcccgtcgacctgggaccggaccgcagcgacgcacggatgcacgccaagaccgtaggatcctacgcagtgccgtaggggaccgcaccgccacttcccagcaagttagggacactgttgctcctggggtatcggcgaggaccattcgcaaccgtctccatgaagctgggctacggtcccgcacaccgttaggccgtcttccgctcacgccccaacatcgtgcagcccgcctccagtggtgtcgcggcaggcgtgaatggagggacgaatggagacgtgtcgtcttcagcgatgagagtcgcttctgccttggtgccaatgatggtcgtatgcgtgtttggcgccgtgcaggtgagcgccacaatcaggactgcatacgaccgaggcacacagggccaacacccggcatcatggtgtggggagccatctcctacactggccgtacaccactggtgatcgtcgaggggacactgaatagtgcacggtacatccaaaccgtcatcgaacccatcgttctaccattcctagaccggcaagggaacttgctcttccaactggacaatgctcgtccgcatgtatcccatgccacccaacgtgctctagaaggtgtaagtcaactaccctggccagcaagatctccggatctgtcccccattgagcatgtttgggactggatgaagcgtcgtctcacgcggtctgcacgtccagtacgaacgctggtccaactgaggcgccaggtggaaatggcatggcaagccgttccacaggactacatccagcatctctacgatcgtctccatgggagaatagcagcctgcattgctgcgaaaggtggatatacactgtactagtgccgacattgtgcatgctctgttgcctgtgtctatgtgcctgtggttctgtcagtgtgatcatgtgatgtatctgaccccaggaatgtgtcaataaagtttccccttcctgggacaatgaattcacggtgttcttatttcaatttccaggagtgtagtattcgcTGTGTCGTTTGAATAGTGTCGCAGGCAGCGAGTATTCCCGCCATGGGATTCTCGTCAGTCGCGACGGGCGTCTCGTACACAAGACTTTTCAAAGTACGCCACAAGAAGGACTCAAGTGGGGTGACGAAGGTGGAGCAGGCTACGAAACAGAACCGGCTCTGCCTATCCACTTTTCAGGAAATGTCTGTCtcaagttacaatgaaatgaacacccttagctgcttacaggagttgacatacgtcaacggcgacagatgaaaatgtgtgccccgaccgggactcgaacccggggtctactgcttacatggcagacgctctatccatctgagtcaccgaggacacagaggatagctcgactgcagggatttatctctggcacgcctcccgcgaaacccatactctcaacgtattgtcccgcactacattcgtagtgcccccgtccattatactcattactcgcggcgcgttgccgattcccgtaagagttcgggcactgtttgtgcattcacacagaagaagaagatggtcaagtggccagtgagtcttaacatgtccgaaagaacaaataccatcttagtGTATATCTGTTTCAAGTGTTGACAAGCACTCAGTCGAAGTAAGGTTAGGATCCATCATGTTGGATCCGTATCCGTTGACGAATGACAAGTGGGATATGGAACAAGAACCTGGGtatgttccactgtcagaggtatgagaacgattttcgcttataattttcgactcggcTATTTCTCGACAAgtgtcccttacctcagattgatacatttacctgggtgtgttccactgtcagaggtatcagaacgattttcgcttataattttcgactcggcTATTTCTCGACCAGTGTCCCTTACTTCAGGTTGATACGTTTACGCGTCTCCATCAgccctggaagtttgtaacatcgcCATGGAATCAGCATATATGTAATTGTTAGTGTAAAGTATTCGATACTGCGTAGGACTTTGGCGATTACCCTGACACCACTGACGGTGTTTCTTTCTGCAAGGAAACTGGTGTAATAAAGAAGTCAAatgtttgcagaaaataaatatatttatccaTTTTCAGGTATATACATGAGAAGTGATTGCCGTTTGGTCGTAGGGTTGTCGGGACACGGGGACAGTTCAGCCCAGCAGGACGCCGTTGCGGGCCTTGGCTTCCAGGTGGGCGACGGCGTCGGCGACCTTGCCGGCGGCGACCTCAGGGGTGTCCAGGGGTACACCGCCGGGTCCGATCACGATGTTGGCCGGTCCGTACGCGGCGTAGCCGGGGTGGATGGGGGCCGGCGCCACGATGGTGTGGGCGGCGGCGTATCCGAGGGCAGCGGGGGCGACGGCCGCGTAGCGCAGGGCCGGCACGGCGGCGGCGTAGCggagggcggcggcgggggcgagcAGGCCGTGGCCGGCCAGCACAGTGGCGGCAGGCGTCCTGGCGGCGATCACGGCGGGGACGGCGGCGatggcagcgggggcggcggcggccacgacggcgggggcggcgttCACGACGGCGTCGCGGGCCCTCGTctcggcgacggcggcggcgtgcGACGCCTTGGCGGCGGCCACCTCAGGGGTGTCCAGGGGCACACCACCAGGTCCGATCACGATGTTGGCGGGGCCGCCAGGAGGGATGGTGCGGACGACAGCGGGGGCGGCGGCTATGACCGCCGGCGCGTGGGCGGCGAGGAGGCCGGGGGCGGCGATGCCGCGGGCCAGCAGCGCAGGCGCCGACAGGTATCCGGGGGTGGCGACGCACACCGCCAAAACGGCGCTCAGGACGACCTGCCAACCAGAAGGTATCACTCAACGTGATGGCGCAGCAAACCATAAAGTAGCAACGTCATTCCCCACACTTCTGGCTGAACAATCCTGAACTTGTCTATGCAGTGAGATTTCACAGTTTCCCTTTCGATGTGGGGAAAGGCTTATACATAATGACCTCTGACTGCTATTTATCTGATAACATTACATAAAGCATTCCTCAGTATTTCAATTGGGTTGTAGTTTTTGGATGTAATCTTCTACTTCAACAACTACACAAGTTGGCGTAATAGTTAATACATCGTCCCAGTATTAGGGAAGACTGGGAAGTGAATCTCGTTCCAGCCATCACAACTTCATTTCCCGACATTTCAACAAACCACTTTAGACGAATGCCAGGATGCTTCTATCTCTAGTTCGCCTAGAAGCCCTTCCCTATAGAGTCTCGTCAATATGAAGTTAAACTACAGGGATTCATCTTATCGAGATGATGCGGTTTGTCCTAAAAGCCGTTTGAGAATCACAGTTATAACTTCGTCATTCTTTACATACGCTTATGCCTGACAAGTAAGTTAATCACTTGGGACTTTCAATCCAGGTGATCTAAAATAAGGACACGTACGATGACTCGATTCGTCTATTAGAAATAGAGAACCTTgaaataacaaagtgattgaagtGGATGAAGGTAGTTCCCGTTTTGTGTCTGGATAGTCGATACCCGCGTGAAGTGCAGGCACTATAATCGAAATATTAGTAATGACGAATCTACTTTTTTGAAACCTAatcaagaaaatttagagaagtacAGTGGGACATGCAGAAGACGGACACTTGGTAAAGGGACTGACAGTTGACTCGCAAGACTAACAAATGTAGCGTGGAGTACGTAACTAGGCGcaaatatttatctatttatttatttatttatgcatttattttacctggtaaGATTAGGACCTTcacgccctctcttacacctaaccaggcataatCGTTGTTATAGCGTTACAGTATTCTCAAACAAACACTAAAAGCAATTACAGACATTAAAAATCTCAGTTTATGCGTATAGACCGATTTAAATGGGGGAGATcacatagtaggaaagaaaaattgccaggctcttgccggccgctgtcgccgagcgtttctaggcgcttcagtctggaaccgcgctaccgatacggtcgtactttcgaatcctgcctcgggcatggatgtgtgcgatgtccttgggttagttaggtttaagtagttctaagttctaggggactgatgacctcagatgttaagtcttgtagtgctcagcgccatttgaaccattttttaaccaggctgtgattcaatggaagaatcctcagaaagtgAAGTCCACCTAACAATGAGGTGCTTTATAAATAGCTGCCGCTACCTATTTGGAATCCTTATCAGATGAAATCGATACAGGAAAcgcagaagatacaaagaagagcagagggGGGTCGTAACAATTTAATTTAGTAAGCGTGAAAATGTCACGCAATTGTTCAACCAACTACAGTGACGGAGCGACGTTGTTCATTGTAGAAAGTTTCACTGTTAAAAATATGAGAGCGTACGTCAATAAAATCGTAAACCAAGCCACTGGTCCCTCCCATGTTATCTCGCGAAAAGACGAAGACGGTAAAACTCGAGAGATTCCAGCTCACACAGAGACTTACATTCGCGATTGGAGCAGTAAAGGACGGGGGTGATATACGAAATACCCTCCGCCTTACCCCATATGTTGGCTTgaggattatggatgtagatgtagatgttgttagtAACTTACTTCTCTCAGGCAACGGACGGGGACAGACAGGTGTTATAAAAAGGATAAAGTTGACAAAAGATTTTGTAAATCAGTTATGGCAGTGGCAAAATTTGAAGAAAGGACTTTCAGAGGATGTGCAGTATCGTAACTCGTGAGTGAATAAGTGTGTAAAGAGAGTAGGGCTGGCGACTAAAATAACCTGCATGCCAATCGTTCACCCAAAGTGCGTGGCCTTATACCCGTACTTCAGAAACACTGgagtaattttctcattcattcatATCAACTACACccaatgttgtttgtttgttgagCTCTTCAGTCCGGTGACTGGTTAATGCAGTCCATTCTGTGCCAGGCTCTCCGTTTCCATAGATCTGTTGCAGCCTACTCCAATTCGAACCTGCTTGCTGTAGTCtagcctttgtctccctctacgtttaTACTCATCACCGTTACTCCTGTCACCAAACTGATTCCTTAAGGCCTCTACAAGTGTCCCATAAAtctatgttcaaatgtttgtgaaatcttatgggacttaactgctaaggtcatcagtccctaagcttacacactgcttaagctaaattatcctaaggacaaacacaaacacccatgcccgagggaggacttgaacctccgccgggaccagccgcacagtccaggactgcagcgcccgagaccgctcggctattcccgcgtggCCCCTAAAactatctttttcttttcttttcttttctttcaatcaAGTGAGGCCATTAATTTGTTTTctcctcaattcgattcagtacctcctgattagctaTCACATTTGTCCATCTAACCCTCAGTATTCTCTTGCAGCACAGCTCAACTGATGATTAGCCGAGATCGCGTTATATGTGATATTACCTGATGGTTGTAATTGAACTGAAATTGCTCGCGGAGGTGTAGTATGGGCtagaattatcgtatggcagcgaaacgtggtaggtATGCCAATGCGTTAATGCAGTACCGTCCTGTTTTGGCCGCCAGCATCTTGTCGTTTCTCACTTGTTTAATCTTTTCTGTCCACTTCTTGTTCCTAATCCTTTAGATatggaagccggccgttgtggccgagcggttctaggcacttcagtctggaaccgcgtgaccgctacggtcgcaggttcgaatcctgcctcgggcatgtatgtgtgtgatgtccttaggttagttaggtttaagtagttctaagttctaggggactgatgacctcagatgttaagtcccatagtgctcagagccatttaaaccattttttgttttagatATGGAAGCACTTCTATACGTCTCTCTTGCATCCACAGcggcaaatttgcacctggtggccaaaattggaactaaatttttttcagtgtaaatcggaTCCACATTAACTCATTAGAAtctgtaccaagtttcgctgtcatacaatAGCTACAACCCATACCCAACCTTTTTgaatagctgcacttcaattatgaCTGCGCAATATACCCTTTCTGTCTCCTAATTTTTCCTTTAATTGCTGCTTCTCACCTAATTCCTGGATGTCTCTGAGTTCTTGTGTACCTGCTCCCAACACTTGCGAGAAGTACTCCTAAAGATACTGTACTTTGCTATTCGCGATTACTGAAACTCCTGCAGTTTGGTTACTCTAAATCTGCCAGTAGTCGCAGTGAGGAGTACCGGTGACTTACCAggaccttcatgatgctgtggaCGGCTGCAGCTGCTGAACTGTGCCGAGACAGACCGCCGGCCGCCTTATATATGGACCGGCGTCCTCGTTGGCCTGGTGGCGTGCCGCGCCTCTTCGTCGCCCGAGGACCCGGGCGGGACCAGCGCAGCAGCGCGGCGTCGCGTGTGGCGCCCACGGCAGAGGAGCGCGCCAAGGCCGCCCCGGACGCCGCTCTGATTGGACGCGGAGGACGACCTGGGCCCTGTCCACCGGCAGCGCGTCGGCGACCTCGCCCCCCTTCTTCCGCGTCGTCGCGACCCAGGGACCCCGGTCAAGTTGTTCTCATCCGGATCCGCTGCGGGTGACCGGTCACCAAACAACTATGCAAATTTCTTCTTCCGCTCTCATTTACGAGGTTCTTTCAATAAACAATGTTCCAACCATTTTTCTTTCCAGCCTTCGatgtgcagggtgttacaaaaaggtacggccaaactttcaggaaacattcctcacacacaaagaaagaaaatatgttatgtggacatgtgtccggaaacgcttactttctatgtaagagctcattttattacttctcttcaaatcttaatcgtggaatggaaacccacagcaacagaacgtacaagcgtgacttcaaacactttgttacaggaaatgttcaaaatgtcctccgttagcgaggatacgtgcatccaccctccgtcgcatagaatccctgatgcgctgatgcagccctggagaatggcgtattgtatcacagccgtccactatacgagcacgaagagtctctacatttggtaccggggttgcgtagacaagagctttcaaattcccccataaatgaaagtcaagagggttgaggtcaggagagcgtggaggccgtggaattggtccgcctctaccaatccatcggtcaccgaatctgttgttgagaagcgtatgaacacttcgactgaaatgtgcaggagctccatcgtgcatgagccacatgttgtgtcgtactt
It includes:
- the LOC126252708 gene encoding cuticle protein 18.7-like, whose amino-acid sequence is MQKKKKEKNKKKKRRRKKDFETTYAFEAASGAALARSSAVGATRDAALLRWSRPGPRATKRRGTPPGQRGRRSIYKAAGGLSRHSSAAAAVHSIMKVLVVLSAVLAVCVATPGYLSAPALLARGIAAPGLLAAHAPAVIAAAPAVVRTIPPGGPANIVIGPGGVPLDTPEVAAAKASHAAAVAETRARDAVVNAAPAVVAAAAPAAIAAVPAVIAARTPAATVLAGHGLLAPAAALRYAAAVPALRYAAVAPAALGYAAAHTIVAPAPIHPGYAAYGPANIVIGPGGVPLDTPEVAAGKVADAVAHLEAKARNGVLLG